Proteins encoded by one window of Vigna radiata var. radiata cultivar VC1973A chromosome 5, Vradiata_ver6, whole genome shotgun sequence:
- the LOC106762251 gene encoding U-box domain-containing protein 44, translating into MAASWDGSNDPGSQSDDSFHFERLHIEPLYDAFVCPLTKQVMRDPVTLENGQTFEREAIEKWFKECRESGRRLVCPLTLQELRSAELNPSMALRNTIEEWTARNEAAQLDMARRSLNMASPENETLQALKYVQYICRRSRSNKHTVRNAGLIPMIVDMLKSGSRKVRCRALETLRIVVEEDDENKELLAEGDTVRTIVKFLSHELSKEREEAVSLLYELSKSATLCEKIGSINGAILILVGMTSSNSEDLLTVNKAEETLSNLERYEANVRQMAECGRLQPLLTQLLEGPPETKLAMAGFLGELVLNNDVKVLVASRVGSSLINIMKSGNMQSREAALKALNQISSCDTSAKILIEAGILAPLVNDLFAVGPNLLPTRLKEISATILASVVNSGEDFYSISFGPDHQTLVSEDIVRNLLHLISNTGPAIECKLLQVLVGLTTSPTTVLSVVSAIKSSGATISLVQFIEAPQKDLRLASIKLLQNLSPHMGQELTDALRGSVGQLGSLIKVISENTGISEEQAAAVGLLAELPERDLGLTRQLLDEGAFVMVISRVIAIRQREIRGNRFITPFLEGLVKIVARVTYVLAEEPDAIALCRDYNLAALFIDLLQSNGLDNVQMVSATALENLSIESKNLTKLPEVPPPSFCASMFSCFSKQPVISGLCRLHRGICSLKETFCLYEGQAVPKLVGLLDHTNVNVVEAALAALSTLIDDGVDIEQGVAILVEAEGVKPILDVLLEKRTETLRRRAVWAVERLLRTDDIACEVSADQNLSTALVDAFQHGDYRTRQTAERALKHVDKIPNFSGIFQNLG; encoded by the exons ATGGCTGCGAGCTGGGATGGAAGTAATGACCCTGGCAGCCAGTCAGATGATAGTTTTCATTTTGAGAGGTTGCACATTGAGCCTCTGTATGATGCTTTTGTATGTCCATTGACGAAGCAAGTGATGCGTGATCCTGTTACTTTAGAAAATGGACAGACTTTTGAACGTGAAGCAATTGAAAAATGGTTCAAGGAGTGTAGGGAGAGTGGAAGGAGACTGGTTTGCCCTTTGACTCTTCAGGAGTTAAGAAGCGCAGAACTGAATCCAAGCATGGCTTTGCGTAACACCATTGAAGAGTGGACTGCCAGGAATGAAGCTGCACAGCTGGACATGGCTCGCAGGTCATTGAATATGGCGAGTCCAGAAAATGAAACTCTTCAGGCCTTAAAGTATGTGCAGTACATCTGCCGAAGAAGTCGATCAAACAAACACACTGTCCGCAATGCAGGGCTTATACCAATGATTGTTGACATGCTGAAGAGTGGAAGCCGTAAGGTTCGATGTAGAGCTCTGGAAACCCTTAGAATCGTGgtagaagaagatgatgagaacaag GAATTGTTGGCTGAAGGGGATACTGTGCGTACTATAGTGAAATTCCTTTCCCACGAGCTTTCTAAAGAAAGAGAGGAGGCTGTCTCCTTGCTTTACGAACTCTCGAAGTCTGCTACCCTCTGTGAGAAGATTGGTTCAATCAACGGAGCCATTCTAATATTAGTAGGGATGACAAGCAGCAATTCAGAAGATCTTCTCACTGTCAATAAGGCTGAGGAAACATTGTCGAATCTGGAGAGGTATGAGGCTAATGTTCGGCAGATGGCTGAATGTGGTAGATTGCAGCCTCTTCTTACCCAACTTCTCGAAG GTCCGCCAGAAACCAAACTCGCCATGGCGGGATTCCTTGGGGAGCTGGTTTTAAACAATGATGTTAAAGTTCTTGTTGCTAGTAGAGTGGGTTCATCTCTGATCAATATAATGAAAAGTGGTAATATGCAATCAAGAGAAGCTGCACTGAAGGCACTAAATCAGATATCATCATGTGACACAAGCGCAAAGATATTAATAGAGGCCGGAATACTTGCTCCTCTTGTCAATGACCTTTTTGCAGTGGGTCCTAACCTGCTTCCCACACGATTGAAAGAGATCTCTGCTACGATTCTTGCCAGTGTTGTAAACTCTGGAGAAGACTTCTATTCCATTTCATTTGGACCTGATCACCAAACTCTGGTCTCAGAGGATATAGTTCGTAATCTACTCCATCTTATAAGTAACACTGGTCCAGCCATAGAGTGCAAACTACTACAAGTTCTTGTTGGACTTACTACTTCTCCAACTACAGTTCTGAGTGTTGTATCTGCTATCAAAAGCTCTGGTGCCACAATCAGTCTAGTTCAGTTCATTGAAGCACCACAGAAAGATCTGCGTCTGGCTTCCATAAAACTTCTTCAGAATTTGTCTCCTCATATGGGTCAGGAACTAACTGATGCACTACGTGGCTCAGTTGGACAGCTTGGAAGTCTAATAAAAGTCATATCAGAAAATACAGGGATCAGTGAAGAGCAGGCAGCGGCAGTCGGCCTTTTAGCCGAACTACCCGAAAGGGACTTGGGCCTCACAAGACAGCTACTAGATGAAGGTGCCTTTGTGATGGTCATATCCAGGGTGATTGCCATCAGACAGCGAGAGATCAGAGGCAATCGCTTCATCACACCATTTCTTGAAGGGCTTGTGAAGATTGTTGCAAGGGTTACTTATGTCTTGGCTGAAGAGCCTGATGCCATTGCACTCTGCCGTGACTACAACCTTGCTGCACTCTTTATTGACCTGCTTCAGTCCAATGGACTGGACAACGTGCAGATGGTATCTGCCACAGCTCTGGAGAATCTATCCATAGAGTCAAAAAACTTAACCAAATTACCGGAGGTGCCACCGCCCAGCTTTTGTGCTTCGATGTTTTCATGCTTCAGCAAGCAGCCAGTGATAAGTGGATTGTGTAGGCTCCACAGAGGAATATGCTCTTTGAAGGAAACGTTTTGCCTGTATGAAGGGCAGGCAGTGCCCAAGTTAGTAGGACTACTGGACCACACAAATGTAAATGTGGTTGAGGCAGCACTGGCTGCATTATCGACTTTGATAGATGATGGAGTAGACATAGAACAAGGGGTGGCAATTTTGGTTGAAGCAGAGGGAGTGAAGCCTATACTTGATGTGCTACTTGAGAAGAGAACAGAGACATTGAGAAGGAGAGCAGTTTGGGCAGTGGAGAGACTGTTGAGAACAGATGATATAGCTTGTGAGGTTTCTGCAGACCAGAATCTGAGCACTGCACTCGTGGATGCATTCCAACATGGTGATTATCGAACTAGACAGACCGCTGAGCGTGCTCTCAAACATGTTGATAAGATACCAAACTTCTCAGGAATCTTTCAGAACCTAGGATGA